Within the Corallococcus exiguus genome, the region GCGCCAGGATGTTCGCGACGGACACCTCCACGAGCCGCGCCTGGGCCAGGTCGCCGTCCACTCGCCCTTCGGCGATGCGGCGGGCCACCTCCTGCACGAGCGCGCTCTTGCCCACGCCGGGCTCGCCCGCCAGCAGCGGGTGCTTGCCTCCGCGCGTCAGCAGCCCCAGCACCTCCGTCACGGCGGTGTCCACGCCGTGGGCGGCCGGCAGCTTGCCCTCGCGCGCCATCGCGGTGAGGTCGCGGTCGATGAGCCGCTCCTGGTCTTCGTTCTTCCTCGTCGCCATGGTGTGGTCCGGAACGCCCCCTCGACGTGCGGCACTCTAACCGTTGCGGCGCGGAAGCGAAGTCCCGGCCCACCCTTGGGCCGGGACCTACGCTTCCAGCTCCGTGTGCCAATAGGCCACGTCCCTCAGGAACTTGCGCCAGGACAGGGGCAGGCCCTTCTCCACGAGGAACGAGACGACCAGCGCGTCCGGCAGCCGCTTCGGCTTCGCGGGCACGGTGCGCAGCGTCATGCGCGCCTGCGCCGGGGTGCGGTTGCCCTTCTTCTGGTTGCAGGGCACGCAGGCGATGACGATGTTCTCCCAGCTCGTGCGGCCGCCCTGCGCGCGCGGCAGCACGTGGTCGTACGTGGCCTCCGGACGGGTCACCTTGTGGCCGCAGTACTGGCAGCGGCACTGGTCGCGCTGGTAGACGTTCTCACGGCTGAAGCGCACGCCGCGCGGGCCCTTCCACAGGGCGCGCACGAAGCGGATGACGGACGGCATGCGCAGCTCCACCGTCACCGAGCGGATGACGCGGTCCTCGTACTCCTCGACGACCTCCACCTTGCCCTGGACGAGCAGCATGATGGCGCGTTGCCAGGGGATGCGTGCGACGGGTTCATAGGACTGGCTCAGCACCAGCGTTTCCATGACACAGGGCCTTTCGGGCGGGACAGGCCGCCAGGGAGTCGAACCCTGCTCGTCCGGATTTGGAATCCAGACTGCACCCGGTGCGCGGCCTATGTGGGTGAGGGAGTGGGGACGCTGGGAGTCGAACCCAGCGGGCTTCCAAGGGCTCCGGCTCTACAGGCCAGCGCGTCTCCGTAACGCTCTACGTCCCCGGAAGGTGAGCGGGAGCCCGGACGTGAAGAAGGCCGGGTCCCCTTGTCGGGAGCCCGGCCTCCAGGGCCATGCCGCGTCAGGGACGGAGCAGGGCGCCTTCAGGAGCCGGGCGAGGCGAGGCGATAGGACGCGAAGTCCCGCCAGCGGCACGTGGAAGGAGCGGTCGCCGGGCTGGGACGCGAGGCCGCGTCGATGCCGTGACCGGAAGGATTCGGGTGCTTGAGGTTCATCGGGGCCTGCTTCGTCGCCTGGCGCATCGGGACCGCTCCTTTCGCTCCCAGCGACGGCGGCGGAAATTCAGTCCTGACAGGCAAGCGGTGTGGACGTTAGGACTCCGCGCATGAAAGCCATCCGCTACCACCAGGTGGGAGGGCCGGAGGTCCTCCGTTGGGAGGACGCGCCGGAGCCCGTGCCCGGGCCGGGCCAGGTGCTCGTGCGAGTCCATGCCGCGGGCGTGAACTTCGCGGACACCGAGCGCCGCCGCGGGCTGTACGACGCCCAGGCGCCCCTGCCTCGCATCCTGGGCAGCGAAGCCGCGGGCGTGGTGCGAGCGGTAGGGCCGGGTGTGGACGCATCCTGGGTGGGCCGCCGCGTGGTCGCCCTGACGAAGGAGGCCTACGCGGAGGCCGCGCTCGCGCCGGTGGAAGAGTTGCTGGTGCTGCCACCGGAGGTGTCCTTCGAGGAGGCCGCCGCGCTGCTGGTGCAGGGCCTGACGGCGTACCACGTGGTGCACACCGTGGGGCGCGTGGAGGCGGGGCAGACGGTGCTCATCCACGCGGCGGCCGGCGGCGTGGGGCTGCTCGCGGTGCAGCTGGCGAAGGCGGCGGGAGCGCGGGTCATCGGCACGGTGTCGGGCGAGGCGAAGGCGAAGCTCGCGCGGGACGTGGGCGCGGACGCCGTCATCCGCTACGACCAGGAGGACGTCGCGGCGAGCGTGCGCGAGCTGACGCAGGGGCGCGGCGTGGAGCGCGTGCTGGACTCCGTGGGCGCGAGCACCTGGCAGGCCAGCCTGGATGCGCTGGCGCCCTTCGGGCACCTGGTGAGCTACGGCAACGCCAGCGGCCACCCGCCGTCCGTGGAGGTGGAGTCGCTCTACGCGAAGTCGCTCACCGTGGGCGCCTACTGGCTGCGCACGCCCACGCCCCCGGAGGTGCAGCGCAAGGCGCGTGAGGCGCTGCTGGCGGAGGTCGTGGCGAAGCGCCTGCGCATCGTGGTGGGACTGGCGCTGCCGCTGTCCCGCGCGGAAGAGGCCCACCGCCAGTTGGAAGGGCGGAGCACGGTGGGCAAGGTCGTGCTGCTGGGCTCGGACTGAAGTCCTTCAGTGAGTCGCGGGCGCGCCCACCACCGGCGGTGATGAAGCGGAGCCACGTCCGATGCGCAGCACCACCAGTGCCGCCGCGAGGCAGATGACGCCCGCGACGACCCAGGCGGGCGTGTACGTCTCCAGCGACGTGCGGATGACGCCCGCGCCCAGTGCTCCCAGGCCCGCGCCCACCTGGTGCGCTGCCACCACCCAGCCGAAGGCGATGGGCCCGTCCTCCGCACCCACCGTCTGCGTCGTCAGGCGCACCGTCGGTGGCACCGTGGCGATCCAATCCAGGCCGTAGAACACCGCGAACAACGGCAGGCCGAAGAGGGACATCTCGAAGGCGCTCGGCAGGTAGAGCAGCGCCAGCCCTCGCAGGCCGTAGTACCAGAACAACAGCCAGCGGTTGTCGAAGCGGTCCGACATCCAGCCGCTCGCCGTCGTGCCCACCAGGTCGAAGATGCCCATCAGCGCGAGCAACCCCGCAGCCCGTACCTCCGGGATGCCGTGGTCCATGCACGCCGGAATCAGGTGCGTGCCCACCAGCCCGTTCGTCGTCGCGCCGCAGATGAAGAAGCTCCCCGCGAGCAGCCAGAAGTCCCGCTTGCGCGAAGCCCGCCCCAGCGCCCCCAGCGCGTTGGCGAGCGGATTGACGCTGGACGGCTTCACCTCCTCGTCCTCCGGAGCGGCTCCGTAGGGCTTCAGCCCCACGTCCGACGGCCGGTCGCGCACGAGCCATGCGACGAGCGGAATCACGCACGCCACCACGCCCGCCACGGTGAAGGACACGACGCGCCAGCCGCGGTGCTCCACCAGCATCGCGAGCAATGGAAGGAACACCAGTTGCCCCGTGGCCGTGCTCGCGGTCAGCACGCCCATCACCAGCCCGCGCCTCGCGACGAACCAGCGCTGCACCACCGTGGCGCCCAGCACCATCGCCGTCGTGCCCGTGCCCAGCCCCACCAGCACGCCCCAGAAGAGCAGCAGCTGCCACGGCGCGTGGATGAAGTTCGTCAGCGCCACGCCCACCGCGATGATGCAGAGGGACACGAGCGTCGTGCGCCGGATGCCGAACTTCTGCATCAGCGCCGCGGCGAACGGCCCCACGAGCCCGTAGAGCACCAGGTTCACCGACACGGCCGAGGAGACGAGGGCCCGGCTCCAGCCGAACTCCCGCTCCAGCGGGACGATGAAGACGCTCGGGGTCGCCCGCACGCCCGCCGCGCACAGGAGCACCACGAAGATGGCCGCGGCCATCACCCACGCATAATGAAACCGGCGTGTCCTCATAACGGTGTCTCCTTCAAGCGGCCACGCCCGGGCCCACGTATACTTTCCGGCAGCGATGTCCCAAGACGAACTCCAGCGCACCCTCTGCAATTGCCTGGCGCTGCGGCAGGCCAGCCGTCACGTCACTCAGTTCTATGATCAGGTGCTCGCGCCCAGCGGCCTTCGGACGACGCAGTACTCCATCCTCCACCGCGTCCAGACCCAGGGCCCGCTGACCGTGAACGCGCTGGCGGATCAGCTCGTCATGGACCCCTCCACGCTCACCCACAACCTGAAGCCCCTCTTGAAGGACGGCTTCGTGGTGCTGGAGGTGGGCCGCACCGACCGGCGCCAGCGCGCCATCGCCATCACTCCGGAAGGGCAGGGCGTCTACCGCAAGGCCCGGCCCCTGTGGCTGCGCGCCCAGTCGGACTTCGAGAACGCCGTGGGCAACACCCAGGCCACCGCGCTGCGGGACCTGCTGGCCGCCGTCTCCCGGACGGGACTGGGCGAAGCCGAAGCGGAGGCCGAAGCCCCTCCGGCTCCCAAGGGCAAAACTCGCCGCAGCGGACGCTGAGCGCATCCCCACGGCTCACCCCTCCTCGAGGAACTTCAGGAACGCGGCGACCTGATCCGCCCACAGCTCCGGGTGTGCCTGGGTGAAGTGGCCGAAGGAGCTCGCGCTGCCTTCCTGCACCACGAAGCGGCCGCGCTTTACCCTCGGCATCAACGTCTCCAGCGTGCGCAGGGTGACAGGGTTGAACTCGTCGTCGGAGAAGTTGAGCGCGAACACGTGGGCCTGGATGTCCCCGAGCGCGCCCTCCGGGTCGTAGTCCCGCGAGGACTCCAGCGAGTACAGGATGTCATTGGCGTCCATGCCCGCCGCCTGCGCCCGTGCCGTCGCGATGAAGGCATCCGCCGACTGCGCATCCGGAAGCGTGGCCTGCAGGTGCGGCACCCCGTCCAGCATCATCCGGAAGACCGGGAACGCCTCCAGCCAGCCCCGGGGCTGCGCGGTGTAGAGGCCGTCCTTCCATTCCGGGTCGTTGCGGATCTGTCCCGACACGAAGCGCCGCCACAGCAGGTTGCGCCCCGCGATGCGCGTGGGCAGGGACACGATGGGCATCACGCCCTCCACCGCGTCCGGGTACAGCTCGCTCCACTGCCACGCGTTCATGCCGCCCATGGACAGGCCCACGATGGCGTGCAGACGCCGGATGCCCAGCGTCCGCGTCACGAGCTGGTGCTGAAGCTCCACCATGTCCCGGTAGCCGTAGGCCGGGAACTTCGTGCGCAGGCCGTCGCTCGGCTTGCTGGAGCGGCCGTGGCCCACGCTGTCCGGGAAGATGAGGAGGTATTTCGTCGCGTCCAGCGGACGGCCCGGCGCGAACAGCGCGTCCTGGAAGGACTTGCTCCGCAGCACCTCGCCGCTCGCGCTCGTCCAGTGCAGGAGCAGCACCGCGTTCGTCACCGCGCCGGAGGCGTCCCGGCGCGGCGTGCCCAGCGTCGCGTAGTGGATGCGCACTTCCGGCAGCACCGCCCCATCCTGGAAGCGGTAGCTGGTGAAGACCGCGTCTGCCTCCTGGGCCACGAGTGGCTCGGACGCCGACACCGTTGTCTCCACAGGCGCCGAGGCGGCCTGGGGACGCGCGGTGGCGCACCCCAGGGACAGCCCCAACAGCACGGACAGCAGGACGCGAGGCCGGCGGACGGAAATCGTCATGCCGGGGGAAATACCTGCATGTGCAGGTACTGTAAAGCGCCCCTCAGGGCTTGGGGGCCGTGGCGGTGGCGGCCTTCAGGTAGCGGTCGAAGAACTCCAGGACGCGCCGGTCCACCTCCGCCTCGTTCTTCTTCTTCTTGAAGCCGTGGCCCTCGTCGGGGAGCAGCAGGTACTCCACGGGCACGCCGTTCTTCTTCACCGCCGCGACGATGTCGTCAGATTCCGCCTGGGGGACGCGCGGGTCGTTGGCGCCCTGCACGACGAACAGCGGCTTCTGGATGCGCTCCGCGTGGAAGAAGGGGGAGATCTCCTTGAGCATCACCTCCTGCGTCTCCGGGTTGCCCATCTCCTGGAACATGGCCTGACGGAAGGCGCCCCACTCGGGCGGCATGCTCTTGAGCGTGCGCAGCCAGTTGGACGGGCCGAAGACGTCCACGCCCACGTCGAAGGAGTCCGGGTGGAAGGCGAGCGCCGCCAGCACCATGTAGCCACCGTAGCTGGCGCCGAGGATGCCCACGCGCGAGCCGTCCACGTACGGCAGGCTCGCCAGGTACTTGCGCGCCTCCACGCAGTCTCGCAGCGGATCCTTGCCGTGCTTCTGGTCGTCCGCCCTCAGGAACGTCTTGCCGTAGCCGGTGCTGCCCCGGTTGTTGATGCCCAGCACCACGTAGCCGCGGTTCACCAGGTACTGGACGAAGTTGTTGTAGCCCCGGCTCGTCTGGCCGCCGGGGCCGCCGTGCACGTAGACGATGGCGGGGGCCTTGTGCTCCGCCGTCGCCTGGTGCGGCTTGAAGAGCAGGTTGGGGATCTCCATCCCGTCGAAGGACTTGAAGCGCACCACCTGCGCGTCCACCAGGTCCTCGGAGTCGAGCTCGCGGCTCATCGTGTCCGTCACGCGCCGGGTCTTCTTCGTGGCTAGGTCCAGGACATAGAGGTTCGCGGAGGTGCGGTCCGTCTCCAGCTGGACCGCCAGCTGCTTCTCGTCACGGGAGAAGACGACCTCGGAGATCATCCCGGCGGGGAGCTGCGTCAGCGGAACCTGGGTGCCGGCCTTCACGTCGTGCAGGCGCACCTCGATGCCAGCGTCCACGTTGATGATGGAGACGCGGAACGCCCCCGAGCGCGAGAAGTGCGTGCCATAGATGTCCCAGTCCGCCTTCTCCACGTCCTCCCACCTGCCGGCCTCCTTCGCCGGGCGCACCACCCGGGTGAACTCCGAGCCGTCGTCCGTGATGACGTACAACTCCCCGGTGACAGGGTGGATGTCTCCCACCCGGTAGCTGGCCGAGCCCGTGTGGGGCGTGAGGTTCTTCAGTGCCTTCGTCGCGACGTCGTAGCGCCACACGTTGCCGTCCGACGTGGTGATCGCCTCCTCCAGCGCCACCCAGCTCTCGTCCGGGGCCACGGCGGCGACGCCGAACCCCTTGTCGTTCTGGGCCAGGAGCGTGCGCGCGTACGTCTTCGCGTCATAGCGGTACACGTCCATGGCGCCCGGGTCGCGCTCGTTGGTGGTGAGGTAGAACGCGCTGTCGTCGTGGCTGAAGCCCAGGAAGCCGGCCACGCCCTGCTTCATGGGCGTGAGGTCCTTCTCCTTGCCGTCCGGCGTGCGCACGTAGACGTGCGTCTGCTCATCGCCGCCCTTGTCGCGCTCGAAGAGGAAGCGGCTGTCGCGCGGGAAGGCCCCCACCACCCGGATGCTGTCCGTCTTCGAGCGCGTCAGCGCGGTGGGCTTGCCCCCACCCACCGGCACGCTGTGCACGTTGAAGATGCCGGACGCGTTCGACGAGAAGAGCAGCTGCTTGCCATCCGAGGTGAAGACCGGGGCCATCACCTCCGTGGACCCCATGAACTGCTCCACCGAGTACTGCTTCGACGGCCGGGCCGCCGTCGCGCCCGCGACCGCCTTCACGGCCGAAGCGGGCTTCGTGGCGGGCAGGGTGGCGGGCGGCGCGGCCCCCAGCAGCGGCAGGAGCAACGTCGGGGCAAGGACACGGGACAGGGACTTCCACGCGGGCATGCGGCCTCCGGGAGCGGCGGACCGGGGCACTCTGGGCCAGGCCCCGCCGGGTTCAACAGAGGCGGCGACAAACCTGACATAAGGCTGTCACTGGCAGGGGCGACATTGGGTTCGTTCCCACAACGCGGCACCGGAGATTCCGCCATGACCCAGAACGACCTTCAGAAGACCCCTGCCCTGAGCGGCCTGCACACCTACGCGGGCGGCTGCCTGTGTGGCGCCGTGCGTTACGAGGCCTCCGTGGACCTGGCGGACGTGACCCGCTGCAACTGCACCATCTGCATGAAGTACGGCTACGGCGGCGGCGCGGGGATGAAGCCGGACGCCTTCCGGCTCCTCAAGGGCCAGGACGCCATCAAGAAGTACGGGCGCGACGGCAGCCCCAACACGCGCAGCTTCTGCGGTCGCTGCGGCGTCGTGTGCTTCGGCGACGGCGACGTCCCGGAGCTGGGCGGGAAGTTCGTCTCCATCTACGTCAACACGCTGGATGACGTGGACCCGTCGCTGCTCACCTTCAAGTACTGGGACGGCCGGCACGACAACTGGATGGCCGGGGCGCGCTCCACTCCGTGGCCCTTCCAGGCCGCCGCCTGAGGACGCCCGGAGGGGCAGGGGCCTTGACGCGCCCCTGCCCGTCACCGCCCATGACTACACATTCCCCGAGGCGGCCCGGCCCGCGGCGCGGCCGGAGAAGATGCAGCCTCCCAGGAACGTGCCTTCCAGGGCGCGGTAGCCGTGGACGCCACCGCCTCCGAAGCCGGCCACCTCACCTGCCGCATAGAGCCCTGGGATGGTCTTCCCCTGGGCGTTGAAGACGCGGCCCTGGAGGTCCGTTTCGAAGCCGCCCAGCGTCTTGCGCGTGAGGATGTTCAGCTTCACGCCGATGAGCGGCCCCGCGTTGGGGTCCAGGATGCGGTGTAGCTTCGCGGTGCGCACCAGCTTGTCACCCCGGTAGTTGCGCGCCTGGCGGATGGCCGCGAGCTGCAGGTCCTTGCTGAAGGGGTTGTCCATCTGGAGGTCGCGGGCCTTCACCTCGCGCTCCACCGTGGCGAAGTCCAGCAGCGGGGCTTCCGTCTTCGCGTTCATCCCGGCGACCAGGTCGCGCAGGTTGTTGGAGATGACGAAGTCCTCGCCCTTCTCCTTGAAGGCCTCCACCGGGCCCATGGCCTTCTTGCCCACGGCGCGGTTGAGCACGCCCAGCCAGTCCTTGCCCGTGAGGTCCGGGTTCTGCTCCGAACCGGAGAGCGCGAACTCCTTCTTGATGATCCACTGGTTGAGGATGAACCAGGTGTGCTCGTGGCCCGTCTTGAGGATGTGCTCCAGCGTGCCCAGCGTGTCGAAGCCGGGGAACAGCGGCGGCGGCAGGCGCTTGCCGGTGGCGTCCAGCCACAGCGAGCTGGGGCCCGGCAGGATGCGGATGCCGTGACGGGGCCAGATGGGGTTCCAGTTCCGCAGGCCCTCCGTGTAGTGCCACATGCGGTCGCGGTTGATGAGGCGTCCACCCGCGGCCTCCGTGATGGCGATCATCCGGCCGTCCACGTGGTCGGGCACGCCCTGAATCATGAACTTCGGCGCGGGGCCCATGCGCTCGGGCCACGCCTTGCGCACCAGCTCGTGGTTGCCGCCAATGCCGCCGGACGTGACGATGACCGCGCTCGCGCGCAGCTCGAAGTCGCCCGTCGTCACGCGCGAGCTGCTGGCGCCCCGGGGGACGTCCGTGGGCTCCAGCACCATGCCGCGCACGCCCACCACCGCGCCGTTCTGCGTGAGCAGTTCGTCCACGCGGTGGCGGAAGTGGAAGGTGAGGGTGCCCTTGGCCTCCGCGGCCTTGGCGCGGCGGACGAAGGGCTCCAGCACGCCGGGGCCGGTGCCCCAGGTGACGTGGAAGCGGGGGACGGAGTTGCCGTGGCCCACGGCGCCGTAGCCGCCTCGCTCCGCCCAGCCCACCACGGGGAACCAGCTCATGCCCTGTTGGACCAGCCAGGGGCGCATCTCGCCCGCGGCGAAGTTGACGAAGGCCTCCGCCCACTGACGCGGCCAGTGGTCCTCTTCGCGGTCGAAGGCGGCGGTGCCCATCCAGTCCACCATCGCGAGCGCGTGGGAGTCCTTGATGCCCATGCGCCGCTGCTCGGGCGAGTCCACGAGGAACAGGCCGCCGAACGACCAGAACGCCTGGCCGCCCAGGTTCTGCGGTCCCTCCTGGTCCACCACGGCGACGCGCTTGCCCGCATCCGCGAGCTCGGTCGCGGCGACGAGTCCCGCGAGCCCTCCGCCCACGACAATGACATCCACTTCCTGTCCCATGCGTGCCTCCCGGTAGCACCTGGCGCGCGGATGATAGCGTTTCGCGCGGAGAGCAGAGCTTTCCTTCACCTGCGCATCCCGGCGCTCCGGAGGCTAGACTCCCCGCGCATGGAGCCAGATGTGAAGGGCAACACGGGACCGATGGGCCATGATGCCGCCGCCTACGCGCAGCGTCAGGACGGGCTGTCCCCGGAGCCGCTGCGGGACGCGGCCTGGAGCGTGGCGGGGCAGCGGGCCTTTGGCGTGGTGCTCGACGTGGGCTCGGGCAGTGGTGGGTGGATCCGCCGGCTGCGGCAGAACCCCGCCGTCGAGCGCATCCTCAGCACGGACATCCACGACGCGGGCGCCAGCCGCCTGCCGGGCGTGGAGTTCCAGCTGCGGGACGTGTCCCGGGACGCGCTGCCGTGGGGCGATGGGTCGGTGGACTGGGTGTTCGCCATCGAGGTGCTGGAGCACCTGGCCAACCCGCGCCACTTCGTGAAGGAGGCCTTCCGCGTGCTCAAGCCCGGAGGCCACCTCTTCTTCACCACGCCCAACAACGACAGCCTGACGGCAAGGTTGTCCTTCCTGGTCCGGGGCTACTTTCCCGCGTTCTGCGAGCAGGACTACCGGGACTCCGGACACATCACGCCCATTACGGAACTGGACGCGCGGCGCATGGCCGTGGAGGCGGGCTTCCAGTCCATCGACTTCGACTATCCGCTGCCCGGGCGGATTCCCCGCAGCAGCGTGTACTGGCAGCGGTTCGTGCCGGGGCTGCGCGGCCGGTGGTGGAGTGACGGGCTGTTCGCGCTGCTGACGCGCCCGCGCTGAAAAGACAGGCGACGGGACTGGCCGCCTGTTCAGTCTTCGTGGTAGCCCCTGCCGCGAACCAGCGAGGAGCGCGGATGCAACAGCGTTGCGTGTGGGTGGGGACGGATCCGCTGTACCAGACCTACCACGACGAGGAGTGGGGCGTGCCCGTGCGCGACAGCCGCGCGCTCTGGGAGATGTTGATGCTGGAGGGCTTCCAGGCGGGGCTCGCGTGGATTGTCATCCTGCGCAAGCGCGAGGCCTTCCGGAAGGCGTTCAAGGGCTTCGACCCGAAGGTGGTGGCGCGCTTCACGGAGAAGGACGTCACGCGCCTGATGGCGGACGAGGGCATCGTCCGGGCTCGCGCGAAGATTGAAGCGACCATCGGCAACGCGCGCGCCTACTTGAAGATGCAGGAGGCGGGCGAGGACTTCTCCGCGTTCGTCTGGGGCATGGCGGGCGGGAAGCCCATCCGCAATGTGTGGAAGGGCCGGGGCGACGTGCCGGCGAAGACGGAGCTGTCGGAGGCGTACGCCAAGGCCTTCAAGCAGCGCGGCTTCAAGTTCGTGGGGCCCGTCATTGTCTACGCGTGGATGCAGGCCACGGGCATCGTGGATGACCACACGGTGGACTGCTTCCGGCACCGCTGAGCGCAGGGGGACATCGCGGGCGGTGGGGCTGTGGACCTGTGCCGCCGGGTGCTGGTTTAACGGAGCGCATGCGCTTGCCCCTCCTCGTCGCGGTGCTGTTGCTTTCGTGGAAGACCGGGGCTGAACCGGCTCCCGTGGTTCCCCGCTTCGAGCCAGGCGCCTGCGCCGTGGAGGTCGCCGCTACGGAGCGCATCGACTGCGGCCTGCTGGTGGTGCCGGAGAACCGGCACAAGGCGGACAGCCGCTCCATCCGCCTTCCCGTGACCCTCTTCCGCAGCCGTGCCGCGAAGCCCCTGGCGGATCCAGTGCTGTTCATGCCCGGGGGCCCGGGCCTCAGCGCGGTCGAGCACTTCACCTCCGGCAAGAACAACAAGCTCCTGGACCAGCGCGATTACATCGTCCTGGAGCAGCGCGGCGCGAAGTTCGCGCAGCCGTCGCTCCTGTGCCCGGAGACCTCCACCCTCAGGGGCGAGCTGGCCGCGGGCAGGCTGCGCGGGCCGGCGGCGACCACCGCGCTGACGCAGGCCGCGGGACGCTGCCGGGCGGTGCTGACCGCGTCGGGCGTGGACCTGGACGGCTACACCAGCGAGGCCGCCGCGGATGACATCGAGGATCTCCGCAAGGTGCTCGGCGTGGCGCGGTGGAACCTCTACGGCGTGTCGTACAGCACGCGGCTGATGTTGACCGTGCTGCGGCGGCATCCCGCTGGCGTCCGGAGCGTCGTGCTGGATTCGGTGCTGCCGCCGGAGGTGAACTTCGATGAGGTCTCCGCGACGAACGTGCTGCGTGTCCTGAACCAGGTGTTCGACGGGTGCGCGGTGGACCGCGAGTGCGGCGCAAGGTATCCCGACCTGCGCGCCCGCTTCACGAAGCTGGTGGCCGACGCGGACCGCCGCCCCTTGAAGCTGGCCATCCGTGCGGGCGGCGGACCGGTGGAGGTCC harbors:
- a CDS encoding alpha/beta fold hydrolase, yielding MRLPLLVAVLLLSWKTGAEPAPVVPRFEPGACAVEVAATERIDCGLLVVPENRHKADSRSIRLPVTLFRSRAAKPLADPVLFMPGGPGLSAVEHFTSGKNNKLLDQRDYIVLEQRGAKFAQPSLLCPETSTLRGELAAGRLRGPAATTALTQAAGRCRAVLTASGVDLDGYTSEAAADDIEDLRKVLGVARWNLYGVSYSTRLMLTVLRRHPAGVRSVVLDSVLPPEVNFDEVSATNVLRVLNQVFDGCAVDRECGARYPDLRARFTKLVADADRRPLKLAIRAGGGPVEVRGAQVVEAVYSAMHEPVQIPLIPRLIVDASEGRFETLRGLISDNQGPSSMAWGLRYSVWCAEEMPFEDAGRIAAQLAPAMGLGGVNEGTASPQECRAWNVTAAPAVENEPVKSDVPALVFAGEFDPDTPPEWGHRLLDSMPNAYPVDMRGRSHAASFNTCGVSIVEAFLQDPSHPPAVDCALKRRGADFSLSVRP